ttaggattagattgaaacctagcgtaaagtcctacattaaacatgatatccagtctagtcgcgttgaggtaaagtagacttcctatcattcccctatacattTTTTAATCAAAGTTtttaccattttcatccatatctaacttagtggaagtactcataggagtgtttatcgcttttgaaccatccatgttaaatcattttaataattctaatgtatatttagattgattaagaaatataccattactaagttatttaatttgtaatcctaaaaagaaggttaattctcccattaggctcattttaaatccatgacttatacatttggcaaatcattcacatagtgattcatccgaagaaccaaaaataatatcataaacataaatttaaacaataagaaaattatttttaaaatatttgataaacaatatagtatcaaccttgccttttataaaattatttaaaataagaaaggaactaagcttttcataccaagctctaggagcttgttttaagccatagagagccttagttaatctaaatacatgattgggaagaagagaattttcaaatcggggaggttgttcaacataaacttcttcggaaataacaccattcaagaaagcatttttgacatccatttgtaatagtttaaaatcattactactagcataagcaaggagcatcctaatgacttctaatctagccacaggagcgaaggtctcttcgtagtcaataccttcttcttagttgaaacctttggccactagtctagccttgtttctaaccacgataccgcattcatcttgcttatttctaaagacccatttagtaccaatgactaaatagtcactaggtctaggaacaagcttccatacctcgttcctctcaaattggttcaattcctcttacattgcaataacccatgaatcatctttcaaggcttcatcaatgcatttaggcttaatttgagaaaggaaggcggcgttagtacAAAAACtcttgaaggaagaatgagtttgaaccccttttgatatatctccgataattagctcctttggatgagcatctacatacttccattccttgggtaaggaaatttcgaaagaagatacttccaagttgctattttgaggagggggttcatttaaattcaaattatcaaaaccaagatcatcatcaaaatcatttctctttaactcagaaattttattaaaaactacatgaatagactcttctataactaaggttcttttgttaaaaacacgaaaagccttagaaacggaagagtaactaagaaagatgccttgatcggatttagcatcaaatattcctaaggcatccttttcattcaaaataaagcatatgcaaatgaaaactttaaaataagaaacatttggttttttgttgttccataattcatagggagtttttgatagagatggtcttattaaaaccccattcatgatatagcaagccgtattaacggcttcggcccaaaaatacttaggtagactatgttcatttaacatagttcttaccatttcttgtaaatttctattttttctttcaactaccccgttttgttgaggatttctcgaagtggagaagttatgattatatccattagattcacaaaaactttggaagtcacggttttgaaatttgccatcgtgatcactccgaattgatgaaatcataaagcctttttcgttttgagtaagtttacaacattTAGAGAAacgtttgaaacaatcacttttgtgagctaagaaataggtccaagtgtatctactatagtcatctacaattacgaaggcatatttgcttcctcttagacttgttgtgtcaattggtccaaataagtctaaatggatcaattgcaatggtctagtagtgctaatttaattttttgggttgaaactagtttttatttgttttcctagttgccaagcatcacacactttgtccttaacaaactttatattgggaatccctcgtactaactctctagatgaaatcttagatattagttttatacttgcatggcctaatctcctatgccaaagccaagcattatcatttaaaatggaaaagcacatttcattattaagttccttgaggttgatggtgtagacattattttgttttaaggcaatcattgatatgttattgttaagtttttcaatgatgcacacattagattcaaatctaacgatgtaacctttatcgcataattgactaatgcttaagagattatgtttcaatccatcaactagcaacacatcatcaattgaaaaacttgatttgttacctatggttcccttgccaatgattttacctttgttgttgtctccgaaggtgatatacccttcttctttgatagtgagcatagagaaatgagatggatctccggtcatgtgccttaagcatccactatcaagatacaatctcttactcctagcttgtgagtttgtatacaaaagaggatgatttttatgtacccatttgattttgggtttctcaataattgatctactaattttgtcatttatcattgaattatttatagtttctttaggaacccatatcaacttatgtggactaattttcctaaatggacatttgtaagcaatatgtccagatttacaacaaaagttgcatttcaaataagatgaaacatgtaatgtgggtcctttaatgaaagtggtaggattttagtgagatcctctcacaaaaccaattccacttctatttgcgacgtgacccttgtttgcaaggatcatgtccaagcctttgctaccgaccttaaacctgTTTAAGGTctttttaagtagcaaattctcatcttttattgcttcgaagtgttcacacttagtgcattgagaagtttgaagactatcaagcttattttgtagtaaggcatgctctttctttaatagattgaacttcttacttatagttctacactcatcaaataattcatgaaaaataatagaaagttcatcaaaagataaatcttcattaattaaatcacatacctctcctcctaaagccattagcgcgaagtttgcctcctctttgttgctagcttcttcgttCTCAaaatcacttgagtcgtcccaagtcacttttaaagctttcttcttcttcggttgcttcttcttggcttggggtcattcatttttgaagtgccccagcttcttgcattcgtagcatattgcttggtcttttttatgttcaaatttgtttctggtgtcatttttaaatttgttctttcttataaatttttaaaattttgagttaaaagtgcaatgtcatcatcattgtcctcatcacttgatgttcctttcaagtggtcttcttgtgttttaagtgtcatatccttcatgttctttggaagggggttctcgagctcttcatgagcatgacacgtcatttcgtaggttattagagacccaataagttcttcaagatgaaattttttaaggtccttggcctcttgaatggctgtaacttttggatcttaattctttggaagggatcttaaaattttagttactagttcaaagttagaaaaacctttaccaagagctttgagtccattgatgacatccgtgaaacgggtgtacatgtctccgatggactcacttggtttcatccggaaaagttcgtaagaatgcacaagaatgttgattttggactctttcactcggttagtgccttcatgagtgacctcaagagttctccaaatatcaaaagccgaatcacaaatcgaaatatgattaaattcatttttgtcaagtgtacaaaacaaggcattcatagcctttgcgtttaaagcaaaaaccttcttctctgattcattccattcgctcatcggaagagaagatttttgaaatccattttcgataatattccaaagctcaaaatccatggaaataacgaagatcctcatacgagtctttcaATACGTGTAACCCGAcctattaaacataggcggacgtataatagagtgaccctcttgcatgccagagtaagccatctctcttgggtattaaaccaaatataagagtgagcctcgctctgataccaattgttaggatcggagcggcattaagagggggggtgaattagtgcagcggattaaaacttgtaaatttgaaaacgatttcataaatgcgtagagatttcagtttgtcaatgacttggagaaattagctcgagtaaagtgagaagatgaaaaccgtaagcttgctgctatgtaaataatggtttcagaaaagtaaatactcacacattcaaggaacacaccaatttaaagtggttcggtcaaaatgacctacatccacttgcgaagcctttttcaatgaggctcccaacttccactagcaaaccaCTTTGAatgagaaggacaaatacccttcttacaaccttttacaagtggttcatactcttacaaattttcaaatagaaagagagaggtgaacactaaagctattgaaaataagacttgctaaagactttgttaAGGCTTTATctaaatctctaacttctcaaaggttgtgttttctgctgagaattgaggggtatttataggccccaagatgattcaaatttgggctctaaatttgaattacttttgggtttccggtgctggcggtgccaccgcttgtcagtggtggtgccatcgcttgttagtgtttgacactgacagtgtactagcggtgccaccaccagaactCTCGGGTTTTGGGTGGTGTCACTGCCCAGTCCGGCCAGGTGTTGGGTGGTGTCACTGCCCGATCTTTCGAGTTATGGGCGGTGCCATCACCCAatttgacggtaccaccgcccgatccttcgggttctgggcggtgccaccacctagttaggcagtgccaccacctagtcaggtggtgccaccgcctagactattttagctcattggttggctccaaacttggcctaaactagtccaaactcgggcccaattggcccataactgggttataggattaacccttaatcctaaccctaattatatgcaaacaatgaaattaagacatagtcctaagtaggtttttaactggcaacgttgagtttccttccagcgacctttccggcgaacttccggcggacttccgatacacccttggatttcttccggcggactcccagtaggctcccggtcttgtggcgagttcaacgagtctttggcatgtAGCCGaagcttcttggtgatctccgcgaacctccgacgatctttccgacggacttccgaaaacttcggcaagtccccaattccttctcggttggtttcggcagcacttccaacgattcttcagactttcggcagactctcgaacacccatcgaacttgactccggtagacttgctttatgtcttcaagctatcgtagttaatcctgcacacttaaaacaaaacttcgatcgagacaactaatcttaagcaattaatcaagttgtccggcatgtcattggtccctcgacgcttcgtccgattctttggcacatcgtcctctcttgcggcctattgcccaatcggccagttgactccgcaactccaatatccttggcacaatctctgctcttcttggcccgatgcccgaatccaccgctcgaagccttctatcgatacgtcgaccgatccactagtccgacgtccaatcttctgacatgttcttccgacgcaacatgattttcctgctttaattgtttgatcctgattgaagtatcctacatcactcaaacgtagattaaatcataaacacatatcaagtggtttgatCATTCAACAGTATAAATAGTAATTAAGTTTACCATCTCATACATACTCTATGATTACATTTCATAGTTTATTAGTGTATACGTTTCACTAGTGCATAACTTTCTTCAAAatccataataatatttttttaatttgatgtAAATAATCCATcagtatatataaattatattataattaatatgttTCTTTGTCACATTTAGAAAATTTCTTATATTAAATTATAACCATCGATTTTTTTACAAGGGAGGGGAAGAGGCATTAGCATATATCCCaactttctttaaataaaattttaataaataaaaaaataagtttcTAGTATAAAGAGAAAAATACTAGCAACGTGGATCCCAGTCCAAATGAAAAAAAACGAAGGATTACATTAAACAATCAATATACAAATCTCATGAATATATATTTTaaccaaataattttatatacATTTTGAATGATAACAAGAGATCTATATAATCATCTCAAAtagttaaaatttataattttattattattgttgtaatATAATAGTTGTGCATATTGACAGTGCCATCATTATGAAGCGTCATGTGGATAAATATGATACTTTTACTAGCTTGTGAATAACAAATTTATGTGTTACACGTATACTGAAAGAGTGAacataaacaaacaaaaaaaaaaaagtcgccAAAACTTGACCATCACCTCCGCCGGAACACGTGCTCCTCCTTGGTGCAACGATCAACGTGCCTGATCCACCGGGCTCTGCCGCGTCCCAAGCTCGGCCCCTTCCCGACGCCGACGTGAACCACCTCCACGCCGGTCCCTATCGCCAGGTACGTCGACCTCACCACCCTCGTCCCCGCCCCAAACACCCCGGCGGCCCCGCCGTCCTGCCGTCGCCCCGATCCCTTGCACACGACGACCATCCCCCTCGGCCCCGGCCTCGCTGCCCTCAGTATCCTCCCAGCGTCCCTCCGCCGGCAATCCACCACCATCAGGTCCAACCCCTCCAGCTCCCTCATCACCTCCTCCGCCTCCCCTGTCATCACCGACTCCGACTCCACCGGGGCTCCCGCTCGCCGCATGGCGTCGACGTACTTCGTCGCGGACTGCTTGTCAGGGACGACGCACACGTGGCGGCCTCGCGCATGCCCCACGGCAGCTCGGAGGGCGATGCCGATGGCAGCGCTGGCGTCGTGGGCCCATGCCTCCACGATCAACTGAGCTTTCCAACCTCCCGTCAGGGCAGAGACGAGCTCGGCTACGCTGACGTCCTCAAGATCGCAGTCTGCGAGGGCCTTCACGGCGTCGACGAAGGCCTTGGAGGCGGCCTCAGGACACCACACCAGCTTCATCTCTTTCTGTATTCTTTTCCTcctccacctcttcttcttcttcttattcttcttcttcttcttcttcttcttcttgtgaacTTCGACTTGCTTTGCTTGCTGGCTGTGGGTGGGCTTTTAAATGGAGGAAGAAATATTCTAATCtttaaaatatattagaaaatataaaaatgaactttataatctattTGTGGACCTTTGACATTGTACACAACATTCCAACAGGATGATGTGGATCACAGTGGCATTTGCAGACAAGCTCACCTTTTTTTGTTAGGTTTGCTTCCTGCTTTATTAAAAGTTCAACTTGTGCATGCCTCACTACTCAAGTGGAGCTTCAGACCTATACCTAAATTTTAATCCAATTATTTAGAATATTATTGATGCTAAAACAATGGGATCAAGTTTCAATTATGTATAATAAGTTCAAAGGTCTTAGTATCCCCAAAAACTCAGTAAAACAGCTTTAAGAGTGTCCAAATGTGAGCTCCATCCAAAATTTATACTGGAAAATTATATGTTATGTTATTATTTTGttgttttataatttaatatgggTCAAGATCGTACGGCAAACTTCAGGAGATCAGCTTAAATCATTACTTTAAAGTGCTTTTAGTGACCATTTGAGCAAGTTGTGGACTGGTTTGGTCAATACAGAAATCAAGTTCTTCAAATGGCTGCCAATGAAGATGGTTGACTTCCGAAATGTGCATGAAGATTCTTGGAGCTTGAAGTTGGACTAATAGTTGGCAGTAAACTAAATGATAAGGACAACAAAGAGCATGTGGGATGTACAAACAAGGCCCAAAAATATCTACTGCATGCTTACAATGTAGCTAAGTGATAATTGATTCTAAATGAGCAAGCTCGACATTAATATAAACTTTAGGCCGTTGGCTTAAAGTGGGGACTTACATGCACACTTGACTATCTATCTAATACGGAAATGGTTGGAAAATATCACGTAAGCTTCAATAATCCAATAACCCATAGAGAAAAGATAacagaggaagaaaaaaataaaaagaatactgatatttaaaattttaatatctgtCACAATTCCTTCaacgcatcataaaaaaatatgaaagatATATTTATTATTCCCTATTTAGCTGTTAAAGAATATTCATTAAGTTTTTCTAAGAGCCTTCACACTACAAGTTCTCTTAGGCTTAGTTAGATCTTTCCCCTCTGCCCCTTGGTCAACATTAACTTACGGTGACTTATCCTTACAAGAGAAGAAGACATCAAAAAGCTTCTAACATAGGTGGATGATATGGCTCTTGCTAGAGCCTTGAACAAAGAAGATCTTTctgttaggaacggggtcggtACTAAAAGAggaatgaattagtgcagtggtaaaataaggTTGAtttaaaaacttcgttgcgataaaactAGTTTCGTaaaaatgttaacttgaaattgtgcAGAAACATAGTGAATGAGGAATTCAatttgtaataaagataaatagcaagaagtaaatgcaaaccagattttagagtggttcggtcgtcgtgacctacatccacttcaccgattccttttccgtcgagaccactggcatccactatcgatctttctttaatagacgaagatcaacctcctccttacacccttcttctccttttactaggtttaggagataacccttacaagcactcactcatctctcaaactattctaacacttagactagaagaggaggattctcacaagagattataacaatatttttttctctttaaattctctgtgcttgtgtatgttatccaaggatgagaggggtattataggttttaatttgattcaaatttggagcctaaaacggtcttatcccaggttttctgggtactggtggtaccaccatcgttcctaggtggtactaccgccgcaGGATCTggtactggacggtaccaccaccgcttgggcggtaccattgcccaagaaTCCTGGAGTGCTGTTCCCCagacggtgccaccaccagccaagGTTTTAGCACcttggttaggccttgaatctggcccaaatcaATCCAACTTCggacctagttggcccctaacagagttaatgggattacctcccaatcccaactctaattatgtactaactacgattcgtaagacatattctaaggaaGATAAGTTcgatttctttcggcgagcttccgacgatctttccggcaaacttcagacgatctctcagcaaggttccggtggacttccggcaagctcctagacttcacgatgatcttcttggcaagttccaatgagcttctttggcaagctcctgggcttcttggttggttccggtagaacttccgacgaacgtccggacttccgacgaactctcgaactcccagcgaaatcatgttcttgactcccggacttcattttgctttatgccttgctatcgtagttaatcctacacacacaaaaatacacttcgatctagacaattattactaagcatgaatcatgttatccggcatgtcattagtccattgacgcttcgtccgattctttggcgcatcgtcctctcttgcggcctattgtccaatcggctagttgacctccttaACTctgtatccttggcgtaatatccgctcttcttggctaaatgctcgaatccatggcccgaagccttttgtcaatacatcgatcgatcctccgacccgacgtctaaACTTTTGACAcattttcctctagcccaacatgattcttcctaatttaattttctctccctgattgaagcatcctgcgtcactcaaaacacagattaaatcataaatacttataaattagtttcatcatcaaaatccgagattcaataatctctcccttttttatgacgacaaacaattgatgacggagttaaccttaactcccagagtttaactaaactccccctatcaacatatcatattgatagaacattgaattcaagctgaattcaagtcattacaaatttcatcataaatatttgcaacacgtcatcatgcataacataatcatacttctccccctttatcatcaacaaaaaggagaagtgtcaactatcaagtgtttgagatataagtacaaatcattgcatgaaatactataatatcaagttttatcatcatgcaatttgtaagctagaaaatttagcaagtgttacatcatatttaaaacattcaagcgatcaagttatagatatgcaaggtagtaagatagcatgttctacatcatacaagctagcaaaaattttacaacattttaaaactgttaggatcaagagcactaaaagggggggcgatgaattagtgcagcggaaaacattcGATGATTAAAAActagttcatacgataaaaacgattttggtaagaaagtcaattcgtaaatcactttaacttatgatcaagcgagatacagttaaagcaaagatataaaggcagtttgcagttatgatggaaatcagaatgtaagcgtaaattgaaatatgatgttcgtacgat
This Musa acuminata AAA Group cultivar baxijiao chromosome BXJ1-2, Cavendish_Baxijiao_AAA, whole genome shotgun sequence DNA region includes the following protein-coding sequences:
- the LOC103974019 gene encoding uncharacterized protein LOC103974019, with the protein product MKLVWCPEAASKAFVDAVKALADCDLEDVSVAELVSALTGGWKAQLIVEAWAHDASAAIGIALRAAVGHARGRHVCVVPDKQSATKYVDAMRRAGAPVESESVMTGEAEEVMRELEGLDLMVVDCRRRDAGRILRAARPGPRGMVVVCKGSGRRQDGGAAGVFGAGTRVVRSTYLAIGTGVEVVHVGVGKGPSLGRGRARWIRHVDRCTKEEHVFRRR